A stretch of the Luteimonas sp. JM171 genome encodes the following:
- a CDS encoding type II secretion system protein N → MQSLIHVNRSTLLRTVVEVILVALLAAQAARLAWLLAAPPGPVGDWPPADTGRAAGPAPAIALAFDPFHPDARSGPATASASGFRLHAVRVSGDSGSAILSTKDGDPQAAFQVGDEVAPGITLAAVGAGHAVLRTGGGEQRLELDPGASTLPARTAPVAASLPSAAPPPAASADAAVDPAALLAQAGLRARTEGGRVTGYTLIPRGGGEALRQAGLQAGDVLVAVDGNQLNPERLAELESQLAGRDEVRLTVQRNGQLQTLTLRTTSP, encoded by the coding sequence TTGCAGTCCCTGATACACGTCAATCGCAGCACCCTGCTGCGGACCGTCGTTGAAGTGATCCTGGTTGCGCTGCTCGCCGCCCAGGCCGCGCGCCTGGCATGGCTGTTGGCCGCGCCACCGGGCCCGGTGGGCGACTGGCCGCCTGCCGATACGGGCCGCGCCGCCGGCCCCGCGCCAGCCATCGCCCTGGCCTTCGACCCCTTCCATCCTGACGCCCGCAGCGGGCCGGCCACGGCCAGCGCCAGCGGCTTCCGCCTGCACGCGGTGCGAGTGTCTGGCGATTCCGGCTCGGCCATCCTTTCCACCAAGGACGGGGACCCCCAGGCTGCCTTCCAGGTCGGCGACGAAGTGGCTCCCGGGATCACGCTTGCGGCCGTCGGCGCGGGGCACGCGGTACTGCGCACGGGCGGCGGCGAGCAGCGTCTGGAGCTTGACCCCGGAGCATCCACCCTGCCCGCCCGCACCGCCCCGGTCGCGGCCAGCCTGCCTTCGGCGGCGCCGCCGCCCGCGGCCAGCGCGGACGCCGCGGTCGACCCGGCTGCGCTGCTCGCCCAGGCCGGCCTGCGCGCCCGCACCGAAGGCGGACGGGTCACCGGCTACACGCTCATTCCCCGCGGCGGCGGCGAAGCGCTGCGCCAGGCCGGTCTCCAGGCCGGCGACGTACTGGTGGCCGTGGATGGCAACCAGCTCAATCCCGAACGGCTGGCGGAGCTGGAGTCCCAGCTCGCCGGTCGCGACGAGGTCCGCCTGACCGTACAGCGCAACGGCCAGTTGCAGACCCTCACCCTGCGGACGACATCGCCTTGA
- a CDS encoding TonB-dependent receptor, which produces MKSNLKRNRLARRHLSLAIAALLAPCAALAQQTPEDTAGQDAVQLDAIQVRGEYIPEPMLQTSEVASFVTREDFERTGDSDAAAALTRVTGLSLVRGKFVYVRGLGERYSSALFNGSPLPSPEPLQRVVPLDLFPSEVLESVTVQKTYSARYPGEFGGGVIDLQSLAVPDEPFLNLSIGTGGNSVTTFEKGLTYFGSDDDYWGYDDGTRKIPRELRDAMASGRRVDLGEFGREDIRRIGRSLQNANIRVLQEKKSIDPDLSFGGSAGWSMDMGNDARLGFIAVGGFDNEWRTRFGVQQDPVFIDQAVQYNSSYDFLSTTNNAKVNVLLGAGWESPRHRVSLTSLYVHDTLKETRTRDGHDTLAGFDVRDDYTEWFERELINNQVTGSHAFGEYDDLKIEWRGAVARATRDAPYETGIRYENIDGYWSHDASRVQNYMRFSNVEDEVASGGVDVTWRLPVERDITLAGGAAYSDNDRNAENREFRFLALDGPLPHYNRYQRPDYLFSDYNLSQDLLRLREVTGNSGDAAYDATLKVKAGYLQAEAEINPFVRATVGVRYEDATQAVHTYNIFTGERQGGVDPLRNSYVLPAATVTWNFSDNQQIRFGASKTIARPQFRELSPLQYLDPDIDRVFYGNPYLVDSELVNLDARYEWFFGSGEYFTVGAFYKDIDRPIESNVNDAPGGGILQSFLNAPSATLFGFETEVKKYFDLPVQASWWGDKRLYLAANYTWSDSEVEVKDGDLVHPYGFASPQDATLFVRDGSELQGQSNHIGNLQIGIEGDTTQATLIANYVGERVSARGRPGQPDYMENPGTSLDFVLRQEFNFGRNPVTLGFSARNLLETDFRQYQQAGGNKVDVYRYEPGVSYTLSLSTSF; this is translated from the coding sequence ATGAAATCCAACCTGAAACGAAACCGATTGGCCCGGCGCCACCTGTCGCTGGCGATCGCCGCGCTGCTGGCGCCGTGCGCCGCATTGGCCCAGCAGACTCCTGAAGACACCGCCGGCCAGGACGCCGTGCAGCTGGACGCGATCCAGGTACGTGGCGAATACATCCCCGAGCCGATGCTCCAGACCTCCGAGGTGGCCTCGTTCGTCACCCGCGAGGATTTCGAGCGCACCGGCGACAGCGACGCCGCGGCGGCGCTGACCCGGGTCACCGGCCTGAGCCTGGTACGCGGCAAATTCGTGTATGTGCGCGGCCTGGGCGAGCGCTATTCCTCGGCGCTGTTCAACGGCTCGCCGCTGCCCAGCCCCGAGCCGCTGCAGCGCGTGGTGCCGCTGGACCTGTTCCCGAGTGAAGTGCTCGAGAGCGTCACCGTGCAGAAGACCTATTCGGCGCGCTACCCCGGCGAGTTTGGCGGCGGCGTGATCGACCTCCAGTCGCTGGCGGTTCCTGACGAGCCCTTCCTCAACCTGTCCATTGGCACCGGCGGCAACAGCGTCACCACCTTCGAGAAGGGCCTGACCTACTTCGGTTCCGACGATGACTACTGGGGCTACGACGACGGCACCCGCAAGATTCCGCGCGAACTGCGCGATGCGATGGCCAGCGGTCGCCGCGTCGACCTGGGCGAGTTCGGGCGCGAAGACATCCGCCGGATCGGCCGGAGCCTGCAGAACGCCAATATCCGCGTGTTGCAGGAAAAAAAGAGCATCGACCCGGACCTGAGCTTCGGCGGAAGCGCCGGCTGGTCGATGGACATGGGCAACGATGCCAGGCTCGGCTTCATCGCCGTGGGTGGCTTCGACAACGAGTGGCGCACGCGCTTTGGGGTCCAGCAGGACCCGGTCTTCATCGACCAGGCGGTGCAGTACAACTCGAGCTACGACTTCCTTTCCACCACCAACAACGCCAAGGTCAACGTGCTGCTGGGCGCCGGCTGGGAGAGCCCGCGCCACCGCGTGTCGCTGACCTCGCTGTATGTTCACGACACGCTCAAGGAAACCCGCACCCGCGACGGCCACGACACCCTGGCCGGCTTCGACGTCCGCGATGACTACACGGAGTGGTTCGAGCGCGAGCTGATCAACAACCAGGTCACGGGCAGCCACGCCTTCGGCGAATACGACGACCTGAAGATCGAGTGGCGCGGCGCGGTGGCACGGGCGACCCGTGATGCACCCTACGAGACCGGCATCCGCTACGAGAACATTGACGGCTACTGGTCGCACGACGCGTCGCGGGTGCAGAACTACATGCGCTTCAGCAACGTCGAGGACGAGGTCGCCAGCGGCGGTGTCGACGTGACCTGGCGCCTGCCGGTCGAGCGCGACATCACCCTGGCCGGCGGCGCGGCGTATTCGGACAACGACCGCAATGCCGAGAACCGCGAGTTCCGGTTCCTGGCGCTCGATGGCCCGCTGCCGCACTACAACCGCTACCAGCGGCCGGACTACCTGTTCTCGGACTACAACCTGAGCCAGGACCTGCTGCGCCTGCGCGAGGTCACCGGCAACTCCGGCGACGCCGCCTACGACGCCACCCTCAAGGTCAAGGCCGGTTACCTGCAGGCCGAGGCCGAGATCAACCCGTTCGTGCGTGCCACCGTGGGCGTGCGCTACGAGGACGCGACCCAGGCGGTCCACACCTACAACATCTTCACCGGCGAGCGGCAGGGGGGCGTGGATCCCCTGCGCAACAGCTACGTGCTGCCGGCGGCGACGGTCACCTGGAACTTCTCGGACAACCAGCAGATCCGCTTCGGCGCGTCCAAGACCATCGCCAGGCCGCAGTTCCGCGAGCTGTCGCCGCTGCAGTACCTGGACCCCGACATCGACCGCGTCTTCTACGGCAACCCGTACCTGGTCGACAGCGAACTGGTGAACCTGGACGCCCGCTACGAGTGGTTCTTCGGCTCCGGCGAGTACTTCACGGTCGGCGCTTTCTACAAGGACATCGACCGCCCGATCGAAAGCAACGTCAACGACGCCCCCGGCGGCGGCATCCTGCAAAGCTTCCTCAACGCCCCGTCGGCCACGCTGTTCGGCTTTGAGACCGAGGTGAAGAAGTACTTCGACCTTCCCGTCCAGGCGAGCTGGTGGGGCGACAAGCGCCTGTACCTGGCGGCCAACTACACCTGGTCGGATTCGGAGGTCGAGGTCAAGGACGGTGATCTGGTCCATCCCTACGGCTTCGCCAGCCCGCAGGACGCGACCCTGTTCGTGCGCGACGGCAGCGAGCTGCAGGGCCAGTCCAACCACATCGGCAACCTGCAGATCGGCATCGAGGGCGACACCACCCAGGCCACCCTCATCGCCAACTACGTCGGCGAGCGGGTCAGCGCCCGCGGCCGGCCGGGACAGCCGGATTACATGGAAAACCCGGGCACCTCGCTGGACTTCGTGCTCCGCCAGGAGTTCAACTTCGGCCGCAATCCGGTGACCCTGGGCTTCAGCGCGCGCAACCTGCTGGAGACCGACTTCCGCCAGTACCAGCAGGCCGGCGGCAACAAGGTGGATGTGTACCGCTACGAACCCGGCGTGTCCTACACGCTGAGCCTGTCGACCTCGTTCTGA